DNA from Prunus persica cultivar Lovell chromosome G6, Prunus_persica_NCBIv2, whole genome shotgun sequence:
ctctctctctctctctctctctctctctccaatggTTAAGTGCTTTGCCTTCTTTTTTccctcaaaataaaaatatgatatgAAGATCTTCCTTCTTACAAATCATGATGCACCCAATCTAACTGCAGTCTTCGaaagatttcttcttccaccaCCAGACTGTTACTCAAAACTAAGTTTTCCCCAAACATACCTTACCTTGATTCCTTCTATTCTCTCTTCTTAAACcttctctatttttctttaggCTTACCAAATCCAAATTAGTTGTAAGTTCCAAAGTCCAAaaccccttttcttttcttctaatatctcctctctctctctctccctctctccgaCAAATTCTATTTATGGAAGCCATGCAAAGTCTAGCATTTCTCTTCTTGTGGGCATGTTAATAAGTCCCTCCTTCATCCCTCATTTGCACTTTAAAACAGCTCAAGTGAGAAAGGCATATACACTCTTcaaaacatctctctctctctctctctctctctctctctctctctctctaccatTATTCTCATTCATAAGGAGCTAGCTAGTCAACGAGAAAGAGAAACCCTAAAAGGAGAAGATCAGAAAGACTAATTGGTCCAACATCCACAACAAATCTCACCCTTCAAGGAGCAAAATCTCACCTTTCATTCCACAATGGACATAGTTTCAGAGCCAATCACCAAGAATCCCCCCATCACCTTTGAAACCCCCATAATCAACAGCTCCACAAGTTCCATGATCACTCCATCATCCTCAGCAATATCTCCAGCCACAACCGCCGACTCCATTTCAACTCCAACTCCAAGCCGCTATGAAAACCAAAAGCGGCGCGACTGGAACACCTTCTGCCAGTACCTCCGGAACCACAGGCCTCCGCTGTCTTTGCCGATGTGCAGCGGGGCCCATGTTCTGGAGTTCCTCCGGTATCTGGATCAGTTTGGCAAGACCAAGATCCACAACCAGACCTGTCCCTTCTTCGGCCTCCCCAACCCACCAGCACCCTGCCCCTGCCCGCTCCGGCAGGCCTGGGGTAGCCTCGATG
Protein-coding regions in this window:
- the LOC18772404 gene encoding protein LIGHT-DEPENDENT SHORT HYPOCOTYLS 1; the encoded protein is MDIVSEPITKNPPITFETPIINSSTSSMITPSSSAISPATTADSISTPTPSRYENQKRRDWNTFCQYLRNHRPPLSLPMCSGAHVLEFLRYLDQFGKTKIHNQTCPFFGLPNPPAPCPCPLRQAWGSLDALIGRLRAAYEEHGGRPEANPFGARAVRLYLREVRDFQAKARGVSYEKKRKRPNNNNNSNNNKPKPNMNAMLIASSAASSTTTTTS